A region of Plutella xylostella chromosome 29, ilPluXylo3.1, whole genome shotgun sequence DNA encodes the following proteins:
- the LOC105393793 gene encoding cell division cycle protein 27 homolog: MIVQEPIQVIIWDCLNNYEYENAIFLAERLHAEVSSEETAFLLGTCYYRARRVNEAHHLLQNLSLSLPQARFLLARCSFDLKCYKDAENALGTNLDIVASEFGEQGPYALQLLAKIYNATERRSRAADAHRKALSLNPFMWKSFSQLCNMGEKVDPQQAFQMNNPEFSFGVTTLVNLVSNSENISFVNSNIPNNTNNLNANVTPNNVAPRTPMTMSTSITPETQAPVKHMHSVFSGIAPIPFSPSFGMLPMEESPVLYTPTLTDSNEQKAIPKMVNSLRVQMGLIKDAVFSPAPRCTLGPAPRRSSRLFSNNSSYSVKENNKSPSRKFVAPKSPSRKNKQRTAKNNVKSNSDVSERNKSIDSLTPTMTPKNSNGVALLNLMKELGEAYKSLAFLDCKNAIKLFQDIPGKQLASPWVQTMVARAHYELAQYDAAAKIFADIRKQHPNRTEGMDIYSTCLWHLQREAQLSALAQELVELDRTDPIAWLASGNCFSLHKERETALKFFKRAVQLDPEGAYAHALLGHEYAGAEETDKALESFRKSVSIDPRNYVAWFGIATVYARQERWKASEVHIRRALSIHPQSGVLRCQLGLAQAALGKLDRALATLERAVAADADNPLCRFHRASVLLRAGRPADALTDLHHLKDIAPRESLVYYLLGKVHNKLGNSHLALMHFSWATDLDPKGTGGHIKEGFDPSKQEDPPERSV, from the exons ATGATTGTTCAAGAACCAATACAG GTTATCATTTGGGATTGCCTGAATAATTACGAGTACGAAAATGCCATATTCTTGGCTGAGCGACTCCATGCTGAAG TATCATCGGAGGAGACAGCATTCTTGCTGGGGACATGCTACTACCGGGCCAGGAGGGTGAACGAGGCCCACCACCTCCTTCAGAATCTGTCTCTGTCCCTCCCACAAGCCAGATTCCTGTTGGCACGGTGCTCATTTGACTTGAAATG CTACAAAGATGCTGAGAATGCATTAGGAACCAATTTAGATATAGTGGCATCTGAGTTTGGTGAACAAGGGCCCTATGCCTTGCAGCTTCTTGCCAAGATCTACAATGCCACAGAGAGGCGAAGCAGAGCGGCTGATGCCCATCGGAAGGCTCTATCACTAAACCCATTTATGTGGAAATCATTCTCACAACTCTGCAACATGGGGGAAAAAGTTGACCCACAGCAAGCTTTCCAGATGAATAATCCAGAATTTTCATTTGGAGTGACAACATTAGTGAATCTAGTCAGCAACTCGGAAAATATATCCTTTGTCAATAGTAACATTCCAAACAACACAAATAATTTGAATGCTAATGTGACACCAAACAATGTAGCACCGCGGACACCCATGACAATGTCAACCAGCATCACACCGGAGACTCAAGCTCCTGTCAAGCACATGCACAGTGTCTTCAGTGGAATAGCTCCTATACCTTTCTCACCATCCTTTGGCATGTTGCCAATGGAAGAATCTCCAGTGCTGTACACACCCACATTGACTGACTCCAATGAACAGAAGGCTATTCCTAAGATGGTGAACTCGCTGCGCGTGCAGATGGGGTTGATCAAGGATGCTGTGTTCAGCCCCGCGCCTCGCTGCACGCTCGGCCCTGCCCCGCGCCGCTCCTCCCGCCTCTTCAGCAACAACAGTAGCTATTCagtcaaagaaaacaacaaGTCGCCAAGTAGAAAATTTGTAGCACCTAAGAGCCCGTCACGGAAAAACAAACAGCGCACCGCCAAAAACAACGTTAAAAGTAATTCAGATGTAAGTGAACGAAATAAGAGCATAGATTCATTGACGCCGACGATGACGCCCAAAAACTCGAACGGCGTAgcattattaaatttgatgAAAGAACTAGGCGAGGCTTACAAGTCTCTAGCCTTTCTAGACTGTAAAAACGCTATCAAACTATTCCAAGACATCCCGGGGAAGCAGCTGGCGTCCCCGTGGGTGCAGACGATGGTGGCGCGCGCGCACTACGAGCTGGCGCAGTACGACGCGGCCGCCAAGATCTTCGCGGACATCCGCAAGCAGCACCCCAACCGGACCGAGGGCATGGACATCTACAGCACCTGCCTGTGGCACCTGCAGCGCGAGGCGCAGCTGTCGGCTCTAGCACAGGAGTTGGTGGAGCTGGACCGCACCGACCCCATCGCCTGGCTCGCGTCCGGCAACTGCTTCTCTCTACACAAGGAGCGCGAAACAGCTCTTAAATTCTTCAAGCGAGCGGTGCAACTCGACCCCGAAGGTGCCTACGCTCACGCGCTATTAGGCCACGAATACGCCGGTGCCGAGGAAACTGACAAGGCGTTGGAGAGCTTTAGGAAATCAGTGAGTATTGATCCGCGGAACTACGTGGCGTGGTTCGGTATAGCGACGGTGTACGCGCGGCAGGAGCGCTGGAAGGCGTCGGAGGTGCACATCCGGCGCGCGCTCTCCATCCACCCGCAGTCGGGCGTGCTGCGCTGCCAGCTGGGGCTGGCGCAGGCGGCGCTGGGCAAGCTGGACCGCGCGCTGGCGACACTCGAGCGGGCCGTGGCAGCTGATGCTGACAACCCGCTGTGCCGCTTCCACCGCGCCTCCGTGCTACTCCGCGCCGGCCGCCCCGCCGACGCACTCACCGACCTTCACCACCTCAAGGACATCGCGCCGCGCGAGTCTCTTGTTTACTACTTACTAGGCAAGGTGCACAACAAGCTCGGCAACTCGCATCTAGCGCTCATGCACTTCAGCTGGGCCACAGATCTGGACCCGAAGGGCACTGGAGGACATATCAAGGAAGGGTTTGATCCCTCCAAGCAGGAAGACCCTCCGGAGAGGTCTGTGTAG